A region of Moorena sp. SIOASIH DNA encodes the following proteins:
- the pruA gene encoding L-glutamate gamma-semialdehyde dehydrogenase has protein sequence MVIEIPKSTYEAKTQEIARELLAATREKGSFLAQMRDQMRWDDKLLAWAMSNPGLRVQLFRFIDTLPALRSQTEVARHFQEYLGDESVELPAALKGMLNFTNPDSIPGQLAAKTISAAVATLAQKYIAGENLNQALKTIKRLRNQKMAFTLDLLGEAVITESEAQSYLDRYLQLIEQLTEAAKQWSKVEEIDVADGKSLPLVQVSVKLTAFYSQFDSLDPQGSQNRVCDRIRKLLRRAKELGAAVHFDMEQYEYKDITFSILKDLLMEEEFRARTDIGVTLQAYLRDSQQDCQDLIAWAKQRGNPVTIRLVKGAYWDQETITALQNHWPQPVYNQKAATDANFERITQLLLENHEYVYSAIGSHNVRSQAYAIAIAENLNIPRRCFEMQVLYGMGDQLAKALVNQGHRVRVYAPYGELLPGMAYLIRRLLENTANSSFLRQSLEDRPVEELIAPPQQLNVGRLNNEQLNVGRLNVESSQPSSNLPFGNAKGEQPTNLQPANLQPTNLQPTNLQPANLQPSNLQPSNPFTNAANTDYAQLDAREKAKQALLTVRQQLGKTYLPLINGEYQSTTDTVDSVNPSNPSEIIGKIGLISVEQAELAIEKAKAVFPSWRRTPVSERAGILRKAGDLIEQRRAELSAWVCLEVGKPLREADAEVSEAIDFCYYYASEMERLTDGYNYDIAGETNRYVYQPRGIALVISPWNFPIAITTGMTVAALVAGNCTLLKPAENSSVIAAKIAEILVEAGIPKGVFQFVPGKGSTVGAHMVKHPDVHLIAFTGSQEVGCRIYADAAIVQPGQKHLKRVIAEMGGKNGIIVDESADLDQAVAGVVKSAFGYSGQKCSACSRVIVLEPVYDNFLKRLVEATRSLNIGAAEAPSTQVGPVIDATARDRIREYLEKGRQEANVALEMPAPDTGYFIGPVIFKDISPNATIAQEEIFGPVVAVMAAKNFQEALDIANSTNYGLTGGLYSRTPSHIEQASAEFEVGNLYINRNITGSIVSRQPFGGFKMSGVGSKAGGPDYLVQFLEPRTITENIQRQGFAPIEGME, from the coding sequence GTGGTTATAGAAATCCCCAAAAGCACTTACGAAGCCAAAACTCAGGAAATTGCCAGAGAACTTCTAGCCGCAACTCGGGAGAAAGGTTCCTTTCTTGCCCAAATGCGAGACCAAATGCGGTGGGATGATAAGTTACTAGCCTGGGCAATGAGTAATCCAGGACTACGAGTGCAGCTATTTCGCTTCATCGATACCCTACCGGCACTGCGTAGCCAAACCGAAGTTGCTCGTCACTTTCAAGAATACTTAGGGGATGAGTCAGTAGAACTCCCTGCTGCCCTTAAGGGAATGCTCAATTTCACCAATCCCGACTCCATACCAGGACAACTGGCAGCCAAAACCATATCTGCTGCTGTAGCCACCCTAGCCCAAAAGTATATTGCTGGGGAAAATCTCAACCAAGCCCTTAAAACCATTAAACGCCTGCGAAACCAGAAGATGGCATTTACCCTAGACTTATTGGGGGAAGCAGTAATTACAGAATCAGAAGCTCAGTCTTATCTAGACCGCTATCTACAACTGATCGAACAACTCACTGAGGCAGCCAAACAGTGGTCTAAGGTAGAGGAAATTGATGTTGCTGATGGTAAATCCTTGCCACTCGTCCAAGTATCGGTTAAACTGACAGCATTCTACTCTCAATTTGATTCTCTTGATCCTCAGGGTAGCCAAAATCGGGTGTGCGATCGCATCCGCAAATTGCTCCGCCGTGCCAAAGAATTGGGGGCGGCGGTTCATTTTGATATGGAGCAGTATGAATACAAGGACATTACTTTCTCCATACTCAAAGACTTGCTGATGGAAGAAGAGTTTCGGGCACGCACCGATATCGGTGTTACCCTGCAAGCCTATCTGCGAGACTCACAACAAGATTGTCAAGACCTGATTGCCTGGGCAAAACAGCGGGGTAATCCAGTAACGATACGCTTGGTCAAAGGAGCCTATTGGGACCAAGAGACGATAACAGCACTCCAAAACCATTGGCCCCAACCAGTATATAACCAGAAAGCCGCCACAGATGCCAATTTTGAGCGTATCACCCAGCTGCTGCTAGAAAACCACGAGTATGTTTATAGCGCTATCGGTTCTCATAACGTGCGCTCCCAAGCTTATGCGATCGCAATTGCTGAAAATCTCAATATCCCCCGTCGCTGCTTTGAGATGCAAGTCCTCTACGGTATGGGAGACCAACTAGCCAAAGCTTTAGTGAATCAGGGTCATCGGGTCAGGGTTTATGCACCCTATGGAGAGCTACTACCAGGAATGGCTTACCTGATTCGGCGGCTATTGGAAAATACCGCAAATAGTTCCTTCCTACGACAAAGCTTAGAAGATAGACCCGTAGAGGAATTGATTGCACCACCACAACAGTTGAATGTTGGCAGGTTGAATAACGAACAGTTGAATGTTGGAAGGTTGAATGTTGAAAGTTCACAACCGTCTTCTAACCTACCCTTCGGGAACGCCAAAGGCGAACAACCTACTAACCTTCAACCTGCTAACCTTCAACCTACTAACCTTCAACCTACTAACCTTCAACCTGCTAACCTTCAACCATCAAACCTTCAACCTTCAAACCCCTTCACCAATGCTGCCAATACAGACTATGCTCAGCTAGACGCCAGAGAAAAAGCCAAACAAGCCTTACTTACCGTTCGCCAACAACTAGGTAAGACTTATTTACCCTTAATCAATGGGGAATATCAGTCTACAACAGACACAGTAGATTCTGTTAATCCCTCTAACCCTAGTGAAATCATCGGGAAAATTGGATTGATTTCTGTAGAACAAGCAGAATTAGCGATCGAGAAAGCTAAAGCAGTATTTCCCAGTTGGCGACGTACACCAGTAAGCGAACGTGCTGGTATTTTACGTAAAGCAGGAGACTTGATCGAACAACGCCGTGCTGAATTATCAGCATGGGTCTGTCTGGAAGTTGGGAAACCATTACGAGAAGCTGATGCAGAAGTCTCCGAAGCGATTGACTTCTGTTATTACTACGCATCAGAGATGGAACGGCTAACCGATGGATATAACTACGACATTGCTGGAGAAACCAATCGCTATGTCTATCAACCCCGAGGTATTGCCCTAGTAATTTCTCCTTGGAACTTCCCCATCGCCATTACTACAGGAATGACTGTAGCAGCCCTAGTGGCCGGAAATTGTACTCTACTCAAACCCGCAGAAAACTCCTCAGTGATTGCCGCGAAAATAGCTGAAATTTTAGTAGAAGCCGGGATACCCAAAGGAGTATTTCAATTCGTTCCAGGCAAAGGCTCAACCGTCGGTGCCCATATGGTCAAGCATCCCGATGTCCATCTAATTGCCTTTACCGGTTCCCAAGAAGTCGGTTGTCGTATCTACGCTGATGCCGCCATTGTGCAACCAGGTCAAAAACATCTCAAGCGAGTCATTGCGGAGATGGGAGGTAAAAATGGAATTATCGTAGATGAAAGTGCTGACCTCGACCAAGCTGTAGCTGGAGTCGTCAAATCAGCATTTGGCTACAGTGGTCAAAAGTGTTCCGCTTGCTCCCGAGTAATTGTGTTAGAGCCAGTGTATGATAACTTCCTAAAACGGTTAGTGGAAGCAACGCGATCGCTTAATATTGGAGCAGCAGAAGCACCCAGTACCCAAGTCGGTCCAGTGATAGATGCTACTGCACGCGATCGCATTCGGGAGTACCTTGAAAAAGGACGTCAGGAAGCCAACGTAGCATTAGAAATGCCAGCACCTGACACCGGATACTTTATTGGTCCAGTTATCTTTAAAGATATCTCCCCCAACGCCACCATTGCCCAAGAAGAAATCTTTGGTCCAGTAGTAGCCGTAATGGCCGCAAAGAATTTCCAAGAAGCCCTTGATATTGCCAACAGTACCAACTATGGGCTCACCGGAGGCTTATATTCTCGTACTCCATCCCATATAGAACAAGCCTCAGCGGAGTTTGAGGTCGGTAATCTATATATCAACCGCAATATTACCGGCTCCATTGTATCACGGCAACCGTTTGGTGGTTTCAAGATGTCTGGAGTAGGGTCAAAAGCAGGAGGTCCCGATTATCTAGTGCAATTCCTCGAACCCCGTACTATTACTGAAAATATCCAGCGACAAGGCTTTGCACCCATTGAAGGCATGGAATAG